GTCCCCCCCTCAGCGAGAGTGCCGGCCGCTGGTACGCCGGCTTCGGCATCGGCCGGCCGCACCAGAGCCTGAAGACCGAGGACTTCAGCGTGCCGGGCCAGGCCCGCCAGCGTGGCATCGACCAGAAGAACATCTGCAGCAAGCTGTTCGGCGGCTACGAGCTGCTGCCCTCGCTCTCGCTGGAGATGCAGTACGCCTGCCTGGGCCGTGCCGAGCTGAAGTACAGCGGCGGCGCGCGCGAGACCTACGAGGCCGCTGCGCTGTCCTTCACCGCGGTGGGCCGGCTGCCGGTCACCGACCAGCTGAGCCTCTTCGCCAAGGGCGGGCCCTCGCTGCACTGGGCCCGCTCGGAGCTCCGGCGCAGCGGCCTGCGCGACGATCGCGAGAACAAGCTGCGCCACGGCCTGACGGCCGGCATCGGCATGGAATACCGCATCAACGAGCACTACGGCCTGCGCACCGAGCTGGAGACCTTCCAGGGCATCGGCCGCAAGCAGGCCCCCGGGCGGGCCTCGGCCCATCTGGTCTCGGCCAGCCTGTTCTACCGCTTCTGAGCGAGGTCGCCATGTCCGCCCGCTCCACCCCCGCCGCCATCGCCGTGCTGCTGCTCGCCGCCTGCAGCGGCGACGGCCACGACAACGACAACGACAACAAGACGTCCTACCAGGCAGAGATCCGCCGCACCTCCTGGGGCATTCCCCACGTGGTGGCCGACGACGAGGCCAGCCTCGGCTTCGGCATCGCCTATGCCTATGCACAAGACAACGTCTGCAGCATTGCCGAGAAATTCATGAGCTTGCGCGGCGAGCGCTCGCGCCACTTCGGCCCGGGCAAGCAGGACGCGCAGGCACCGTTGCCGGAGAACATCGCCTCCGACTATGCCCAGCGCCTCATTCAGCATGACGGCGCCGTGCAGGCCTACTGGCAGGCCCAGACCCCCGAGGTCCGCGCCCTGCACACCGGCTGGGTGGCGGGCTACAACCGCTTCCTGAAGGACAGCGGCCCCGGCGGCCTGCCCGCCGCCTGCCGCAACGCTGCCTGGGTGCGCGAGATCGACCACACCGACCTGGTGCGGCTGATGCGCTACTACGCCACGCTCAATGGCCTCAGCGGCCAGCCCGCGGCGCTCGCCGCCGCACAGCCGCCG
This genomic stretch from Eleftheria terrae harbors:
- a CDS encoding outer membrane beta-barrel protein produces the protein MSLSLARHRGLAAALSVLAGHLLASLPAQAQSGPPLSESAGRWYAGFGIGRPHQSLKTEDFSVPGQARQRGIDQKNICSKLFGGYELLPSLSLEMQYACLGRAELKYSGGARETYEAAALSFTAVGRLPVTDQLSLFAKGGPSLHWARSELRRSGLRDDRENKLRHGLTAGIGMEYRINEHYGLRTELETFQGIGRKQAPGRASAHLVSASLFYRF